GCCGCCCCAACAACCTCCTTAGGACCTCCTAGCCCTCAGATGCTGCCCCCACGACCTTCCAGTCCCCCACCGCTTTGGCCATCTTCAAGCCCCGCCCCCCACAAGGCttacccagcccccaccccatgccGTCAAATTGCAGCCTCAGCTCCGCCTGGGACCCTCAGGCCCTACTCCCGTCCAAGTCCAGCCTTCTTGACCTCTCCTGGCCCTCGCAGGCCCCGCCTCCTGGGCCCACCAAGCACGCAGGCCCCGCCCCCTGGCCATCCCCTCGCGCCCCGCCCACTCGCCGCCACTGCCGGCCCCGCGCTCCGCCCCAGCCCTGTTGAAGGCCTCACCTGGTCGTGATGGACCTCGTGCAATTTCACCACATTGGGGTGTGACTGGCACAGCCGCAGGGCGGTCACCTCGCGCTGTGTGTTCGCCTCCAGTCTGGGGCgggtgggggggcggggcaggCAGGGTCAGGGCCGCTGACCTCCGGCCCCGCCCGCCCACCCGGACCccgcccaccccagccccacccacctgCGGCTGAGGATCTTCACCGCGAACTCCTGGCCGCTCTGGCGCTGGCGGCAGCGGCGACACACCGAGAAGCTGCCCTGGCCCAGCGCGGGCTCCCGCAGGTCCAGCTCGTACTGCTGGAAGAAGGGCGAGTCCTGGAGGCGAAGAGGGCGCGAGTCAGGGCTCCCATCCCGGAGCGCGGGACCTCACCCCTGGAGACCCCAGGCTCGGACCTCCCCATCCCGACCCCatctcccccaccccttcccagccCACCTGCATCATGGCGCTCCTGGCCACCGCCGCCCGGCCGGGCCTGTCCCCAGCACCGGACGCTTCCAGCACATCAGTCATCACGGCATTGTTACGGTCAAACAGGATGGACGGCGCCACAAAGGAGTAGccctgcgggggggggggggggggcggatgAGCAACTGGGGTCTGGGGGTGCAGGAAAGGAGTGCCTGGGAGGCCCTGACGTGGGGGGAGCCTGGCAGGAGGGCGGGGTGGACCGTGGGCAAGGAGAGGTGCACCCAGGATGCCTGGACACGTTTTACTCCGTCTTGTTTTGTCATCACTTGGAGCCATGTCTGTCCCCTCCACCAGGCGGTGACCCCATTTTTCTCATCAGTGACCCCTgccgacccccacccccacccccgccaaagCAAGGGCAGCACCTGGCACAGTATAGAGGTTCAGATAAGGACGGGCTGAAGTCCGGGGCTGGCCATCACACAGGGTTAGACTCCACCCTAAAACCTACTCCTCCCTTTCAAAGCAGACTTTAGCCTCCTCTGCAAGGCAGCTACTgaggaaatgcagagagaaacCAAAGCTAACCCTCTGCCTTTCCTAAACACCCCTGTCCTGGCAATAGGACATTTTCAAGGGTCATCTTAATGTGTGACTTTCTCCTAAAAATGCAGCCCCACCGGGCACGGGAATGCAAGCTCGGCATGGTGGGATTTTTTGCCAATTAGATCCTCTGATATGTCCCCAATACCCAGATCAGTGCCTCATTATATGGGGATGTATAATTAGTGTTGGCGCTCAGAATACATTTTTAACCCAAATGAGTGAAAGTAAGCATCAGCCCATAAGAAAGAACTTTCTCATTAGGACTGAGACAGTGGAACAAGGGGCCTTCAAGCAGAGAATTGTCGCTACTTCCAAGAGCTTTAGAGAGGAAACTGAGCCATCCATTATTGATATTGGtctgttttcatttaatatttatggagcatctCCTTAcaggccaggccctgtgctgggctTAGGGACAGAGAAATTAATCACACGGTCCCCACTCTCCAGAAGCTCCCAGGCCAGGGGGGAGGCAGGCAGTCTCGCTCAGGCTGTCAGGATTCGACATGACAAACTGTGCGGAAGGAAGTGCTGTCTGCAAAAGGGCGACCCGGTGGGCACAGGAACAGGGAAAGTGCAGGCACCAATGGCTGCACTGGGCAACAAGATTTGAAGGATGGATGTGAGCTTGCCAAGGGGATACCCGTGGGGAAGGCATGCCAGGTTGCACGAACGGCCTGGGCAAATGCACGTAGGTATGTTTTGGTGCATCAAGGGGGATGATAGGGAGCTCTGAGGCTAGGGCACTAAGCAAGGTCCCCACCGTGCAGGGCCTCGAGTGCCAAGCAAAGGAGCTTGCACTTGATTTCTATAACTGGACGAAAAAGGCCTGTGCCCCCAGGAATGTGAGGTGGGGTCTCAAGGGACATGCAAAGCCAAAGTATAGACATAGCATGGCTTCCTAGGTATCCCCTTAAGCAAGTAAAATAACTTAAAAGTGATTTTTATGTAATAAGGGTATAATGGAGTAGAAAGGAACATTCCACAAAGTTTAAACATAAGCCATGAACCATCAAAGATGTGTCCTGCTGTGGTGGTCTCCATGGCTGACAACTCCAGGGGCCCCGCAAGTATTGAGTCGTTCCCTGTCTTTTGGGAAATCTCAAGGGACAAGCTTGAGAAGGAAAATCATATGGTCCACCGAGCCACCAAAGAGGACAGGGCAGGCATGGAACCAGGGGACTGGAATGTTCAGTTGGGAAGCTACAGAAGGGAAAGTGGAGGAAGGAAGGGCCAGGAACACTGAACAGGGGGTGCAGTGAGGTTGGGAGAAGAAATGCTGTAGGCAGTGGAGTGGAAGCAGGGGCAAGCAAGGACTTGCAGAGTGAAACTCAGAGCAAGATGAGGGGGAGGCCTGATCAGGACGAAGGGTCTTTTCAGCATCCACAGCTCAGCCAGGTCGAAGCAGGCAGCAGAGACCTGCCTCCCCTGCATCAGGGGGTCTGTGCGCTCTCACTCACCTGGAAGATGCGAGGGTCCCCAGATGGGGGGCTGCCAGGGGGCGAGTAGACGGGCTCCAGCCGGGTAAACTCCTCTGCAAAATTGCCCACATCCAGCTCTGAGCGGATCTGGGGTTGGAAGGGGGCTGGAATCTTCCTGGCGGCCAGAGCAGCCCAATCCAGACCCTGAGGAAAAGGGTTCAGAGGTTAGGGTCAAAGGGCAGGAACTGAAAGTCCCTTTCCGCTCAGGCCCACCTTAGCGAAGTGAGAGCCTCTCTGGCATTTGGGGTGAGCAGCTGTTTTTCCTGCCTCCCCAGCTTCCATTCCCATACCTTTGGCAACAGAATCCATTTCCCTTGGAGAACCACCTCTTCACCCTGCTCAGTTAAAATTCTGGGATTTTTAATATAATTGGTTTGAATACCAAACAAATCTCCTCCTACTGGACTTAAGTTTGGGAGTATGTGAGCCTAGAATTGCTGGAGACACCTCTCAAGGTCTAATGATGAAGTCCCCTtgcagaaaaacagaaccaagaaacaaagaaagagattCCTAATGATACAGTCTGAGCCCCTGGATGCAGCCTTGCCTGAAAGCAGTACGCTTTTCCTTGGACTTTTCACTATGGGAGTTAAAATATGCCCTTTTATGGCTAAGCCAGTGTAACGGAGTCTGTTAACTGTCTGCTCAACATCTTCCTTAGTACCATAGCCTCAATTTTATCCCAGGCAGAAATGTACACAACTAAAAgataatattttacaaatttctTTGCAGCTGGAAGTGACCAAAACCTTGTAAGCCAAAATTGCGAGGTAGGACTCCAGGGTAAGATCCTCAAGAGAAGGGTAGACAATTTACAAGGGTCTTTTTtgcccctcccttccttcttcttcctgcCTGGAGAGCAGATTAGATGGCAAGAGCTCCAGCAGCCATACTGGATCATGAGGCAACCCTGGGGATGGACACTGGGTGCTAGGAAtgggaaagcacatttttaaaaagaagcttaGATTCTTGAAGGTACCATGGAGACACGGCACAGCCCTGGCCTGCCAAACTGTGGACCTTTCTGATGTGAgaacaataataataaacctttaagaaaaaagaataataaacctTTATCCTATTTAGGCCACCATTCATACTGATCTCCATGACTAGCAGCCAAATTCTATTCCAGTGGCTACCACCTTCTGAGTAGGACTTTTTGTCACTTGCAGCCAAGAAACCTGATTCTTGAAGGCTCTAGTTCCACACCAAAAATCTCAGTATTGCTATGGCCAAAGTGCTAAGACCATAAGGAAGGAGGGATGAGGAAAACACCTCTCCCAAATGTCAGGCATCAAAGACATCGGGGCCTCTCCTGTGTGATGCATCAACCCACCTCCAGCACCGTGCCTGGCATGCGTGCAAGGGGTGTTGAGCAATTCTCTAAAGGAAACCAACACTGCCCAGCCACTCCCTCAAGGAAGGGACCTCTTCACCATGGAGACTTAAACTCTGAGAAAGCATCTCCATGGGCTCTTCTAGGCTGGTGCTTGCTGGGAAGGTTCAGGGGAAGGTGACACTCATAACATAGGTAACAGAGTGCCTGGCTCGCCGGAAGTGCCCCTAAATGGGTGCTTTCATTACAAAGTCAGACAAGTGGCCAATATGATACCCACCCGTCATCAGAAGATAGGGGTCAAAAGCACAGGCCTTGGACTCATCAGACCTGGCTTTGACCCTGAGCTCCACTGCTTCCTGGGTAGGAGACCATGGGcaaattgcttaacttctctgaacctcagtatcCTCCTTTACAGAGATGAGGATAATCAGGGTAGTTCTGAGGGTTATGTGAGACAGTACAAGCAAAGGGCCGGCACACGGTGGGCATCTGCTGTTTTGGGGCGCTGCAAGGCACTGACAATGGTTGTGCATGGCACCTGGGTCAGTGAGTTCTCAAAACAAGGTGAAACTCACTCTGCCCTGGACTCCAACATGCTTGTGCTCTCAGCAAGTGAGCAAAGTCTCTGCATGAGCCCGTCAGCCATCCACCTGAATTACAGCCACACAGGCTGTCCAGCAGTGGCAGAGAACACAGCGCCTGGTGGATGCTAAGAGCCAGAAGCGTGATATTTTATTACCAGTTTGGACCCAGAGGacacctgggttccattcccagctcTACACCAATAACTGTGCAATCTTAGGCAGGTcacctcccctctctgggcctgtgtGATGAAAGGACAGGACTAATTCACCTGGAGTCCCTGCCAGCCCTGTCAGTCGATGAACCTAGGATTCTTCCAGGAACCCAACCGCCCAGCTCCAGTGGAGAGAACCCAACCGCCCAGCTCCAGTGGAGGTGGCTATGAAGGTAAGCCTCGACCTACACATCCGTGCTTTATCTGGCCGCAGTTTCTGGATAAAGTGAAATGCGCCAGGCTCAGACCAGGCCTCCAGTGTCCCCAGCCCAGTGCGGCAGCCCGGCTTGGGTGGGTGTAGGGAGGGATGGGGACCCCAGAGTTGAGCGCCTCACCTGGAAGAAGGGGTGGCTCTTGACTTCCTGTGCCCTCTGGGGCCCCGCACCCAGTCGCTTCTTGGGGTCCTTGCAAAGCAGCCGCTGCAGCAGGTCCTGCGCCACGGGCCCAATCCggggggggaagggaggggagcaCTTCAGGATCCGTCTGGGAGGATTGGGGGGGCGTCAGGGGCAGcgagccccccaccccacagtcCTGCCCAGGCAGGCCCTGAGGCCCCTCAGGCGCCCCCTGTGTCCAGCCCTACTCACCGGGACACCTCGGCCTGCGTGTTCCTCTCGCCCTCCAGAGTGAAGGGTGAGGCCCCCGTAAGCAGCTCGAAGAGCAGGATACCCAGACTCCACCAGTCCACAGCCTGCCGAGGCGGGGCCGGGTGAAGGCCTGCAGCTGCACCCCTACCCCCTACCCTGCTGTGCCCCCCACTACCCGCCCCCCTCCACCAACCCACCTTGCCATGCCCCGACTTGCTGCGGATGATTTCGGGGGCCATGTACTCAATAGTGCCACAGAAGGAGAAGGTCCGTTCTTTCTGGAAGGGCGAGAGGACCCTGTCGGTCTCAGAGGCCTCTCTCGTGCCACCCCCCAAGGACCCGATCGGCTCGTGGGGGGCTGGAGCCGTTGGGGGCTTCCTGACATCAGGGCCTGGATCTGATCGCCTCTGCCAGGGAGGCCAGGCACAGAAAaggaagaggcaggaaggagaTGCCACGACCGGGGAGGGGGCCGGCAGTACGCAGAGATGCCGTCCACTCACCTCCTCTGTCAGGAACTCCTTGCTAAGCCCGAAATCCGTGAGGACGATGTGGCCCTCGGAGTCGAGCAGCACGTTCTCCAGCTTCAGGTCTCGGTAAACGATGCCCAGCTGCCAGGGGCAAGCGGGGCGCTGAGGCTTCCTCCCCCGAGGTCCTACCCAGCTCCGGATCCCCAGATGCCAAcaacccctccccacctcccagctcCTCCAGCCTGGGTCCCTGCTTTGGACAAGGAAACACCACTACCGCCACCACCAGAAGTTCCTGAGCAACAACATCTGGATTCAGAGGGATCCCCAGGAACGTGTGGCCAGGGCACAGCCAGGCCGCTGGGTAAGAAGGGCCATTTTAAGGGACAGAAGTCCCCAGAGAGAGAGCCTGTGCACAGGGCCCCATTTCAAGAAGGCCTTTGGAGCTACGACAAGAGGTCTCTATTTGAGGAAGTTCTATGAGAGGCAGCCCCAAGTTCCCTGTAAGAGGAAAGCCCCTTTCAGGAAGCACGAGGAGAGGAGACCCCACGAAGCAATGCTGAGCCTGTGGAAGCAGCTGGAGTCCCCACCAAGTTTACGACCGCCCCCTCCGTCCCAGGCGGAGACCCAGTTGGAGAACTGAGGCTGCCACGCTGGGAGGCCCCTCAAAAGGCCCAGACCCATCCCCAGGTGAAGCCTCTTGGCCAGGCCCTCGCCCACCTTGTGCAGGTATTCCAGGGCCAGCACGATCTCGCCCCCATACACGCGCACCTCTGCCTCCTTGAAGTACTGGCGCTGGTAGAGGTGGGTGAACATCTCGCCGCCGTTCACATAGTCTGGGGGACGGGGTGCAGGTTGCAGGGCAGCCCCCATGGGGGAGGCTCATCCACCCCCGGCCCCCCCGACCAGGGTCGGCTTGCGGCCTGGTCCTCACCCAGGATGAGGTGCAGCTTGGCATCGGTCTGGAAGGCGTAGTGCAGCGTGACCAGGAAGGGCGCCTGGCGCACCAGCTCCAGCACCGAGCGCTCCGTGCGCGTGTGCTCCTGAGTCTTGGCGCGCTGTACCAGCGCCGCCTTGCGCAGCACCTTCATGGCGTACAGCTTCCCCGCGTCGTGCCCGCCCGCCTTCCGCACCAGGAACACCTTCCCGTAGGCTGTGGGGGCAGCGAGTTGGGGAGATGGGAGAGGCTGTGAGGGGGGTGGTGGGTGGCTGGTGCAGACTGTTGGCGGTTGGGGTATTGCCAACCCAGGAGGGTGTGCAACTCGGGGGAAGGCGCTGGGGCGAGAGGCAGATGTGCAAAGGGCTGGAAGAACCTTCTAAGGAAAAGGCGTGCAAACCCCAGGAGGGTGCTTTCCAAAACCAGAGAGGGGATGTGCAGCCTGGGCTGGGGAGCAAGCAACTCCTGGAGGTCTGCAGCGAGAGGTGGGGGCGGGGCATGCGCAAACCTGCCAGAGGATGCAAACCCAAGGAAGAGAGGCAGAGGAGCAGCCACCTCCCGCCACCGGGGGAGGGATGTGCAAACCAGGACTGGGGAGTTTTACAGAGCGGGGGAAGGGGTTCTCATTcggggggaggaggggagctgTGCAAATCACTTGGGTGGGGTGCAAGCCCCCGAGGGTGTCTGCAGATCCGGGATGGGGTCATGCACACGCGGGAGCTTACAGGGAGGAACGAGGTCAGCGTGGCGCCCGCCCTGGGAGTGGGCCTGCAATCCCTGGCAGGGCAAGGGAGGGGGCAGGCAAAGCGGGATGTGCCGGGAAAGGGTGGGGGCCCTTCCCCGGGGCTGGTGCCGAGCCCAGGCAGGTTTGCAGCCCGGGAGCGTGCCGGGAACACCTGCCCGTTGGACGGTGGTCCTCACCTCCCGTGCCCAGCACCTTGAGCAGCTCGAAGTTCTCCACGCTCACCTTCTCCTCGTGCCC
This region of Tamandua tetradactyla isolate mTamTet1 chromosome 9, mTamTet1.pri, whole genome shotgun sequence genomic DNA includes:
- the RPS6KA4 gene encoding ribosomal protein S6 kinase alpha-4 isoform X2; translated protein: MKVLRKAALVQRAKTQEHTRTERSVLELVRQAPFLVTLHYAFQTDAKLHLILDYVNGGEMFTHLYQRQYFKEAEVRVYGGEIVLALEYLHKLGIVYRDLKLENVLLDSEGHIVLTDFGLSKEFLTEEKERTFSFCGTIEYMAPEIIRSKSGHGKAVDWWSLGILLFELLTGASPFTLEGERNTQAEVSRRILKCSPPFPPRIGPVAQDLLQRLLCKDPKKRLGAGPQRAQEVKSHPFFQGLDWAALAARKIPAPFQPQIRSELDVGNFAEEFTRLEPVYSPPGSPPSGDPRIFQGYSFVAPSILFDRNNAVMTDVLEASGAGDRPGRAAVARSAMMQDSPFFQQYELDLREPALGQGSFSVCRRCRQRQSGQEFAVKILSRRLEANTQREVTALRLCQSHPNVVKLHEVHHDQLHTYLVLELLRGGELLEHIRKKRHFSESEASQILRSLVSAVSFMHEEAGVVHRDLKPENVLYADETPGAPVKIIDFGFARLRPQSPAGPMQTPCFTLQYAAPELLAQQGYDESCDLWSLGVILYMMLSGQVPFQGASGQGGQSQAAEIMCKIREGRFSLDGEAWQGVSEEAKELVRGLLTVDPSKRLKLEGLRGSSWLQDGSARSSPPLRTPDVLESSGQAVRSGLNATFMAFNRGKREGFFLKSVENAPLAKRRKQKLRSAAASRRGSPAPAAPGRAPAAKGNPRRPNGPLPPS
- the RPS6KA4 gene encoding ribosomal protein S6 kinase alpha-4 isoform X1, whose product is MGDEDDDESCAVELRITEANLTGHEEKVSVENFELLKVLGTGAYGKVFLVRKAGGHDAGKLYAMKVLRKAALVQRAKTQEHTRTERSVLELVRQAPFLVTLHYAFQTDAKLHLILDYVNGGEMFTHLYQRQYFKEAEVRVYGGEIVLALEYLHKLGIVYRDLKLENVLLDSEGHIVLTDFGLSKEFLTEEKERTFSFCGTIEYMAPEIIRSKSGHGKAVDWWSLGILLFELLTGASPFTLEGERNTQAEVSRRILKCSPPFPPRIGPVAQDLLQRLLCKDPKKRLGAGPQRAQEVKSHPFFQGLDWAALAARKIPAPFQPQIRSELDVGNFAEEFTRLEPVYSPPGSPPSGDPRIFQGYSFVAPSILFDRNNAVMTDVLEASGAGDRPGRAAVARSAMMQDSPFFQQYELDLREPALGQGSFSVCRRCRQRQSGQEFAVKILSRRLEANTQREVTALRLCQSHPNVVKLHEVHHDQLHTYLVLELLRGGELLEHIRKKRHFSESEASQILRSLVSAVSFMHEEAGVVHRDLKPENVLYADETPGAPVKIIDFGFARLRPQSPAGPMQTPCFTLQYAAPELLAQQGYDESCDLWSLGVILYMMLSGQVPFQGASGQGGQSQAAEIMCKIREGRFSLDGEAWQGVSEEAKELVRGLLTVDPSKRLKLEGLRGSSWLQDGSARSSPPLRTPDVLESSGQAVRSGLNATFMAFNRGKREGFFLKSVENAPLAKRRKQKLRSAAASRRGSPAPAAPGRAPAAKGNPRRPNGPLPPS